The Caenorhabditis elegans chromosome I genome includes the window CAGTTGGCATGCTTTTTCGCACTTTTTCGattcaattttcgagaaattgtggttttctggaaaaaaaaaacaccgtttttcatataaaattgtTGTATTATCGGTGTTTGCTTCAACTTTACTAGGGAAAGCTCCATAGACTTCGAAATTGGCATTTtcgagaaaactcggccaccaactttatTTCCGCGGCCACGGGCAGGAATCTCACCAGTCTTGTACAGCTTATCCACAGATTTTGGTCGCTTTTCCGAAATTATTCTGAATCTTCGAACcatttgataattttcgcTCGAAAAAGGTTCGTCTGTGGCGAGGAGCTGCTTATCTGTCCAGAATCGGGCATTCAAGCTGAACTGtatcaaaaatctgaaaaaagatcGCCAAAAATGAAGCTTGGACCACATACAGtaaatttcgttaaaattcGGCCACCGACTTTATTTCCGCGGCCACAGTGCCAGCTGTTGATCTACAGATCCCTGTTCCTAACAATTCGGAATTTGTGAtcaaatttacagttttccGATACATCGATCGTAGGGCTTCCAGGTAGGCGTCTAACGCCTACCTTGCCTGCCTTGcggcgacctccgcctgcctgACGCGGTACGGAACCCGAAAAATGTCAGCCGTTTGGGACAAACACCAAGTCTTTGATTTCACGATAGAATTCAGGATTTAGGTGATGAGCAGGAtggaggcaggcgtcaggccctgaaaccggGCCTGCCTCCCATATGGGGAGCAGGACCATATGGAAGACCCAATCGatcgaacaaaaaaactattaaaaaactaaaaaatttttttgttgttgttattgCTTTTTTTATCACCCGATCGCCTTTTCTCCGCTTCCATCCATCTCGCATATCACCTTGCACGGATCGGGACGAGAAGCTGCTTATCTGTCTGCTTCTCTCTCACTCAGaggttttctctttttttttcggtggaGCTGGAGAAGTAGAGGAGCCGCCCCGTCGTCGACGAGGAGACGTCTTCATCGATCGGCCCCCCGAGGCGGCGACCGGGGTGCTGACTGACGACTACTACTTGGGAGGTTGTGTCTGTCTAGCTGTCTGCGTAtctcctctctctctcactaTGTGAAAGAGACACAGAGAATGACAGGAGAGAGACAGACAGAGGCAGTCAGTAAGCGATCGAATGTTGTGTCAGAGAGATGTGGGGGGCCGCCTTGTCTGCGTCTCGTAGACGGGCGGACTCTGagtgtctgcgtctctgaTGACTCATCACACATTGATGGATCTATCGGTTACCATTTCTTCTCCTTAGATTGCCTCTcactctctctcactctctccaCTGCTGCTGTTGTGGCTACAGCTACGTCGTCGTCGTCATCGCCGAAGGCCTTTGGGGTGTCGGTTTCTCTGTTTCTCTGGAGCCTTTTGGTTGCTTGGTATGTGGTTGGCGTGTTGCTAGTTACTGGAGGAATGGACAGAGAGAAAATATATGTATGGCAGGTTATATTTTATATAGCTTTAATGTCATgctattgattatttttccagttctTTCACAGATTGCCAACGAagcggaaaattgagaattcctttgctttttcttcgttctttttttgctTCCTGAAGCCTATGATTATAGGCTTTTGGACACTCtcattctgaaatatttgaacGAGATTC containing:
- the Y18D10A.4 gene encoding uncharacterized protein (Partially confirmed by transcript evidence) — translated: MTGERQTEAVSKRSNVVSERCGGPPCLRLVDGRTLSVCVSDDSSHIDGSIGYHFFSLDCLSLSLTLSTAAVVATATSSSSSPKAFGVSVSLFLWSLLVAWYVVGVLLVTGGMDREKIYVWQFFHRLPTKRKIENSFAFSSFFFCFLKPMIIGFWTLSF